A single Ochrobactrum sp. BTU1 DNA region contains:
- a CDS encoding MFS transporter — MDDKSQSSTQAGQANAGIGKGALFAMAVASGVAVANIYYNQPMLGIMEADFPNDPVTGLIPTATQLGYAAGLFFLLPLGDIVHRRKLIIGQFIILAVALAIAAVAPSALALVIASLIVGASSTVAQQIVPFAASLAVPEKRGATIGTVMAGVLSGILFSRTLSGFVGEHAGWREMFWIGVPLALFAGLLMFFALPNHRSTSHMRYHTAIRSLARIWKTHSALRIAALTQAALFAAFTAFWTILALYLQTPEFGLGADVAGLFGIVGAVGVFAAPFAGRIADRKGPHFVVLMGAILTLISWMIFGLWSSLIALVVGVIVLDFGIQGALVSNQHIIYALDPEARSRLNTIFMTAMFLGGAAGAALSTLAWKHGGWLDVSLLGGSLAIIALVIQFVAFRVRSSIAALH, encoded by the coding sequence ATGGACGATAAAAGCCAATCTTCAACGCAAGCCGGGCAAGCCAACGCTGGTATCGGCAAAGGGGCTCTGTTCGCAATGGCCGTAGCCAGCGGCGTGGCAGTTGCAAATATCTATTACAATCAGCCAATGCTTGGAATCATGGAAGCCGATTTTCCAAACGATCCGGTGACGGGCCTAATCCCGACCGCCACGCAGCTTGGCTATGCCGCTGGTTTGTTCTTCCTGCTTCCGTTGGGGGATATCGTTCACCGGCGCAAGCTGATTATCGGCCAGTTCATCATTCTGGCAGTAGCACTTGCCATTGCGGCTGTAGCACCCTCGGCGCTTGCTCTCGTGATTGCATCGCTTATCGTGGGTGCAAGCTCGACCGTCGCACAGCAGATCGTACCTTTTGCGGCTTCGCTTGCTGTGCCTGAAAAGCGCGGCGCGACCATCGGCACGGTGATGGCGGGCGTCCTTTCGGGCATTCTGTTCAGCCGTACGCTTTCCGGCTTTGTCGGTGAACATGCTGGCTGGCGCGAAATGTTCTGGATCGGTGTGCCGCTGGCGCTCTTTGCGGGTTTGTTGATGTTTTTCGCGCTGCCTAACCATCGTTCAACATCGCATATGCGCTATCACACAGCGATCCGTTCGCTGGCTAGAATCTGGAAAACGCACAGCGCCCTTCGCATTGCAGCACTGACGCAGGCAGCACTTTTTGCAGCCTTCACGGCTTTCTGGACCATTCTCGCGCTTTACCTGCAAACACCTGAATTTGGCTTGGGCGCAGATGTTGCCGGTCTCTTCGGTATTGTGGGCGCAGTTGGTGTTTTTGCAGCGCCATTTGCAGGCCGGATTGCCGACCGCAAAGGTCCGCACTTTGTCGTGCTTATGGGGGCCATCCTCACGCTGATTTCATGGATGATCTTCGGCCTCTGGTCTTCGCTTATCGCGTTGGTCGTTGGCGTGATCGTGCTTGATTTCGGCATCCAAGGCGCTCTCGTTTCCAATCAGCACATTATCTATGCACTTGACCCTGAAGCTCGGAGCCGCCTTAATACCATCTTCATGACAGCTATGTTCCTCGGTGGTGCGGCAGGTGCTGCACTCTCAACACTTGCGTGGAAGCATGGCGGTTGGCTTGATGTAAGCCTGCTCGGCGGTTCGCTCGCCATCATAGCGCTGGTCATCCAATTCGTGGCTTTTCGTGTTCGCAGCTCTATCGCTGCCCTACATTAA
- a CDS encoding cupin domain-containing protein encodes MTTHRIETKSADDHSSKPTFGNPDLPPEGAINANAGSLTDPGPKNPALNAQFPSFQNPPATDIGDMQLFWGSFNNAPKRIQNGGWARQLTQSDFAISAEISGVNMRLNAGGVREMHWHRAAEWAIMTNGRCRITVLDTAGRAYVQDVEAGDLWYFPAGFPHSLQGLGPDGCEFVLAFDEGDQSEYNTLLVTDWLAHTPPSILAKNFGIDEDAMKSIPLNNLWIFQGREPGELSNDQEEVSSAGLPPFPFTYKLSSAKPLKENRSGTIRMADSSIFKASTTIASAIETIKPGGVRELHWHPNADEWQYWIKGEGRMTVFDAGPRAQTADFRAGDVGYVKRSQGHVIENTGTTDLQFVAVFRTAEYQEVSLSSWLTHTPADLVAQHLNIDVVDLRKLPSDQPGMVPR; translated from the coding sequence ATGACCACCCATCGCATAGAGACAAAGAGCGCCGACGATCATTCCAGCAAGCCGACATTCGGCAATCCTGATCTGCCGCCGGAAGGCGCAATCAACGCCAATGCCGGAAGTCTGACCGATCCCGGCCCAAAGAACCCGGCGCTCAACGCACAATTCCCATCTTTCCAGAATCCGCCGGCAACCGATATTGGCGATATGCAGCTCTTCTGGGGTTCATTCAACAATGCGCCAAAGCGCATTCAGAATGGTGGCTGGGCGCGTCAGTTGACACAATCCGACTTTGCAATTTCCGCGGAAATATCCGGCGTCAACATGCGCCTGAATGCAGGGGGTGTTCGCGAGATGCACTGGCATCGGGCGGCCGAATGGGCAATCATGACCAATGGTCGCTGCCGCATTACTGTTCTGGACACTGCAGGCCGCGCTTATGTGCAGGACGTTGAAGCCGGCGATCTTTGGTACTTTCCAGCAGGCTTTCCGCATTCCTTGCAGGGGCTCGGTCCTGATGGCTGCGAATTTGTTCTGGCATTTGATGAAGGTGATCAGTCCGAATACAATACGCTGCTGGTAACAGATTGGCTGGCGCATACACCGCCCAGCATTCTTGCCAAGAATTTCGGTATCGATGAAGACGCGATGAAGTCGATCCCGCTTAACAATCTCTGGATTTTTCAGGGTCGCGAGCCGGGGGAACTTTCTAACGACCAGGAAGAGGTTTCATCGGCTGGCCTGCCTCCGTTTCCCTTCACCTACAAGCTCAGCTCTGCAAAGCCATTGAAAGAAAACCGTTCCGGCACCATCCGCATGGCTGACAGTTCGATCTTCAAGGCTTCGACTACAATTGCTTCCGCAATCGAGACGATTAAGCCCGGTGGTGTCCGCGAGCTGCACTGGCATCCAAATGCCGACGAATGGCAATACTGGATCAAGGGCGAAGGCCGCATGACCGTTTTCGATGCAGGCCCACGCGCCCAGACTGCTGATTTCAGGGCTGGTGATGTCGGCTATGTGAAGCGCAGTCAGGGCCACGTTATCGAAAACACCGGCACCACCGATCTTCAATTCGTCGCCGTGTTCAGGACGGCGGAATATCAGGAAGTGTCGCTTTCTTCATGGCTGACGCATACGCCAGCGGATCTTGTTGCACAGCACCTCAATATTGATGTTGTCGATTTGCGGAAGTTGCCTTCCGACCAGCCGGGCATGGTGCCTCGTTGA
- a CDS encoding response regulator transcription factor, with the protein MPEIRKPQKQLNDKPVVFIIDDDPSMRESLADLFLSMQFDAEAFETAAAFMAKFQDQSRMERPGCILLDVRLPGISGLDFQSQLEKSGIRLPVVFMTGFGDIPMTVRAMKAGAVDFLTKPFKEQDVLDAVSSAVQRDSVRRQEAAQNQAVVELVQTLTPREREVMDAVVTGKMNKQIAFDLGISEVTVKLHRGNVMRKMDVRSLADLVRKAEFLSETSK; encoded by the coding sequence ATGCCTGAGATACGCAAGCCTCAAAAACAACTAAACGACAAGCCTGTGGTCTTCATCATCGATGATGATCCGTCGATGCGGGAATCGCTGGCGGATCTGTTTTTATCCATGCAGTTTGATGCGGAAGCATTTGAAACAGCGGCAGCCTTCATGGCCAAATTCCAGGATCAATCGCGAATGGAAAGACCGGGCTGCATTCTCCTCGACGTTCGTTTGCCGGGCATCAGTGGCCTTGATTTCCAGAGCCAGCTTGAAAAATCGGGAATTCGCCTGCCGGTGGTTTTCATGACGGGCTTTGGCGATATTCCGATGACGGTGCGTGCGATGAAGGCAGGCGCCGTCGATTTTCTCACCAAGCCCTTCAAGGAACAGGATGTGCTGGATGCGGTGAGTTCGGCTGTGCAGCGCGATAGCGTGCGCAGACAGGAGGCAGCGCAAAATCAGGCTGTCGTCGAACTGGTGCAAACATTGACCCCGCGCGAGCGGGAGGTGATGGACGCTGTTGTCACCGGCAAAATGAACAAGCAGATCGCCTTTGATCTTGGCATCAGTGAAGTGACGGTTAAGCTTCATCGTGGCAATGTCATGCGCAAGATGGATGTGCGTTCTCTTGCCGATCTGGTTCGCAAGGCAGAGTTTCTCAGCGAAACGTCAAAGTGA
- a CDS encoding response regulator, translating into MHTIAIVDDDQGIREALDDLVKSCGYESRLFASAEEYLAYEAQSDIDCMLVDVKMPGLSGIELQAELNKQTAHPPMIFMTSFEDDRTRNAAMEGGAFAFLGKPVDVTKLLDHLEHALRS; encoded by the coding sequence ATTCATACCATAGCCATCGTTGATGATGATCAGGGCATCCGGGAAGCTCTCGACGATCTCGTCAAATCTTGCGGTTATGAAAGCCGACTTTTCGCCTCAGCCGAAGAATATCTCGCCTATGAGGCGCAATCGGATATCGATTGTATGCTGGTTGATGTGAAGATGCCTGGATTAAGCGGGATTGAACTTCAGGCCGAACTGAACAAACAGACGGCTCATCCGCCGATGATCTTTATGACATCCTTTGAAGACGACCGTACCCGTAATGCGGCCATGGAAGGCGGCGCTTTCGCTTTTCTGGGCAAGCCGGTCGACGTGACTAAGCTGCTCGACCATCTTGAGCACGCACTCCGATCATAG